The DNA region TGTTCCGATTATTTTCCATTGAATAGTATAATCACCATTTGGAAGCTCCTCTTCCAACGTTCCCAGCAGCTGGTTTTCTTTAAGGGCCAGCTCAGAAAGCGGAAGGGCTTTTCCATTGCTATCAATTAGGATAAAAGAACTTGTCTGCTCTAAAACCGTTTCAAAAGATAGGGTGATATTCTTTAAGGGTTCATTTAAGACTTCGCCATTTTTAGGGGTTGAGTCTGCCAAATGGGAGTGAGCAAAGACCTGTGATCCTAATAGAAAAAATAACAGCGTAGAAATTAGAGTGATTTTATTTAACATCATTTTCAACTCCATTATATTGTTTATTAGCTGTTATCCATTTTATCACCCTTAATCCTTTTTTATATCCCAATAACAATAATGTTCAC from Neobacillus sp. FSL H8-0543 includes:
- a CDS encoding copper resistance CopC family protein, whose amino-acid sequence is MMLNKITLISTLLFFLLGSQVFAHSHLADSTPKNGEVLNEPLKNITLSFETVLEQTSSFILIDSNGKALPLSELALKENQLLGTLEEELPNGDYTIQWKIIGTDGHQLEGDVPFTVQLPESTNATETSETVEPSDQATETETLVPAKEVISENEPLLKKDEIQKASIKAYIVPGLIGLIIILGFSCYWFIFKRKHA